In Armigeres subalbatus isolate Guangzhou_Male unplaced genomic scaffold, GZ_Asu_2 Contig292, whole genome shotgun sequence, a single window of DNA contains:
- the LOC134203911 gene encoding uncharacterized protein LOC134203911, with amino-acid sequence MDVRVVDQNFQYLIRVATTLKLPHNVVVALMDHQLPAESFGSLSVDEWRWVLDGSTIDATFVHQAISTWKRQMGIGEKQQCIPALEQSYVLMQVHKTQQAEGIIRTVKGCRDQETKQDAPEVIEPRKLASVTKLTDQAEGSGGAPDIIPTERDPGDDQQSSKCLNLAEAYLFERAPSSSEILPKESAQCKRIGPVEQSLRQTGTGPEQPPGECFLPEIVSSFALTRTVVHTPMLTESQPTSRNETEFSVGVISKLSEPDISYNRQNIRTEPPYENSSRSASFKLSECMASRTTRCEKSSPVPGILAEKPSEKPTSFKSVNFETSNAVSTPNVQSSLPRQAEPTFELSLKETSCAVSRITTSGKFLPKPPCLPNEIDLFEDVSHEMSGFIQQKNGSVEQQSETNATAAEPVPPTGATELFPFSGGISNSSRCATVTHISTSDFSPKESETYDGIDTSEPMRKSNQQNTDVRQAKVVPKLLSNNPTFSGVASLESIVALKNNNDNKDIGTQSSTKGIDYQHPSTSKKQHGTTSKESWSTSNKVTVHCSENSQVDQDMNHVRKEVVVPEKNQTTSLSSGVEDEDIVVGDLENVAPIIFFTPNELTALLKQTDIGKRLLENSNNILSTDSKKELASIIAAYHLNSSWSHPDSNKRKLSKFMLENYVHCIKLRFPKESADTIDEDFQ; translated from the exons atggacGTGAGAGTTGTtgatcaaaattttcaatatttaattcGTGTGGCGACAACTTTAAAGCTCCCGCATAATGTGGTTGTAGCATTAATgg ATCATCAGCTTCCCGCGGAATCATTCGGCTCCCTTTCCGTGGACGAGTGGAGATGGGTCCTAGATGGGTCCACAATAGACGCCACTTTCGTTCATCAGGCCATATCGACATGGAAACGGCAAATG GGGATCGGCGAAAAACAACAGTGCATTCCTGCATTGGAGCAGTCATACGTACTGATGCAAGTGCACAAAACACAGCAAGCTGAAGGTATAATTCGTACGGTAAAAGGTTGTCGCGATCAGGAAACCAAACAAGATGCTCCGGAGGTGATCGAACCG CGAAAATTGGCGAGTGTAACAAAACTTACAGATCAAGCGGAGGGTTCCGGTGGAGCACCGGACATAATTCCAACAGAACGCGACCCGGGAGATGATCAG CAATCATCAAAATGTTTGAACTTGGCGGAAGCATATTTGTTTGAACGAGCTCCATCATCCTCGGAGATTCTTCCAAAGGAATCCGCTCAGTGCAAAAGGATTGGACCTGTAGAACAAAGCCTACGACAAACCGGAACCGGACCTGAGCAGCCGCCGGGGGAGTGTTTTCTTCCCGAGATCGTATCATCCTTTGCACTTACACGTACAGTAGTTCACACTCCCATGTTAACGGAATCACAGCCTACGTCTAGGAATGAAACAGAATTTTCTGTAGGTGTAATTTCCAAATTGAGTGAACCTGATATAAGCTACAATCGCCAAAATATCAGAACAGAGCCGCCTTACGAGAACTCTTCACGAAGTGCATCGTTCAAACTGTCTGAATGCATGGCATCCCGCACTACTAGGTGTGAGAAGTCTTCACCAGTACCTGGAATCTTGGCAGAGAAACCCTCGGAGAAACCCACGTCGTTTAAAAGTGTAAATTTCGAAACGAGTAATGCGGTAAGCACCCCGAATGTTCAGAGTAGTTTGCCTCGTCAGGCAGAACCTACTTTTGAACTGTCCCTGAAAGAGACCAGCTGTGCAGTGAGCCGTATTACTACTTCCGGAAAATTTCTGCCTAAACCTCCGTGCCTGCCGAATGAAATCGATCTATTTGAGGATGTGTCGCATGAAATGAGTGGATttattcaacagaaaaatggatcTGTTGAGCAACAATCAGAAACGAATGCGACCGCAGCTGAACCTGTGCCACCAACCGGAGCAACTGAGCTGTTCCCTTTTTCAGGAGGTATATCCAACTCATCACGATGCGCGACAGTAACCCATATTTCTACGTCTGATTTTTCGCCGAAGGAGTCTGAAACTTACGACGGCATCGATACAAGTGAACCAATGAGGAAATCAAATCAACAGAATACCGATGTCCGACAGGCTAAAGTTGTACCTAAGCTATTGTCAAATAATCCCACATTTTCCGGTGTTGCGTCGTTGGAATCGATTGTCGCTTTAAAGAACAATAATGATAATAAGGATATTGGAACTCAGTCATCAACAAAAGGAATAGATTATCAG CATCCATCAACGTCCAAGAAGCAACATGGTACAACAAGCAAAGAAAGCTGGTCCACCTCAAATAAAGTGACAGTACATTGCAGTGAAAATTCCCAAGTTGATCAGGATATGAACCATGTTCGTAAGGAAGTAGTAGTACCAGAAAAGAATCAAACCACTTCATTATCATCGGGGGTGGAAGACGAGGACATAGTGGTCGGTGACTTGGAGAATGTTGCACCAATCATCTTTTTTACACCGAATGAGCTCACGGCACTACTAAAGCAAACAGACATTGGTAAACGTTTACTCGAAAATTCAAATAACATCTTGTCCACTGATAGCAAAAAAGAGCTCGCTTCCATCATAGCTGCTTATCACCTCAATAGTTCGTGGAGCCACCCAGATTCCAACAAACGAAAGCTTTCGAAGTTTATGCTGGAGAATTATGTCCATTGCATAAAACTACGCTTCCCAAAGGAATCAGCTGACACG atcGACGAAGATTTTCAGTGA